AGGCCGAGGGTGGCTGATCGATGGGTTTCCTCCGGCGCACGCTCCTGACGGGTACGGTTTTCTGCGCGGCGCTTGTCGCCGGCGCGTCGGCGCGCGCAGAAAGCCCCGACGATCTTGCGCCCTACAAGATGATCCGCTCGCTGCAGTTCGTGCAGGACACGGTGGTGCTCGGCGACCATTCGGCGATGGAGATGCAGCGTTTCCTGCTGACCACCATCGACGAGCGGCTGCGCACTGCCGATCCCTCGATCTTCGACGATCCGCGCAATGTGGATGCGGCGCTCGTCTACGCCATGAGCGGCGGTAATCCCGAGACGCTGGAGCTGCTGCTCAAGAAGGACGTCGCCGGCCATTTCGATTCCCGCCTGACCGACACGCTGAGCAATTATCTCGGCGGGCGCGGCAGCCAGAGCGTGAAGTCGCTGGCGGAAATCTTCCCGGAATACAAGCGCTCGCGCGTCGGTCCCTATCTGGCGCTCGTCTCGGCCAATTCCGTCATCCGCAAGGACCCGAAGCTGGCGCTTACCTATTTCGACTGGGCGCGCCTCGTCGCGCCCGGAACGATCGTCGAGGAGGCGGCGCTGCGCCGCTCCATCTTCATCGCCAGCGAGGCGGGCTGGATCGACAGGAGCATGGCCTATGCCAACCGCTATGCGCGTCGCTACCTGCGCTCGCCCTATGCCAGCCAGTTCGCCGATCTCTTCGTCAAGCTCGCCGTCGATCACTTCGACGCGCTGAAGCAGGACGATATCCTCGAAATCCTCTCCTTCATGGATGTGCCCCGCCAGCGTGAGGTCTATCTGCGCATGGCGCGGCTGGCGGCGATCTCGGGCAAGAACAAGCTCGCCAGCCTTGCGGCCGAACGCGCGCAGATCCTCTCGGGAGACGGCGAGAGCGTCCCGAAGGTGCTGGCGGACCTCTATTCGGGGCTGGCGTCCGTGCCCTCCGGCGACGTGGCGTCGGCGATGCAGGAAATCGTCGCCATTCCGGACGACAAGCTGTCGGCCAAGGACAGGGCCTTGAAGGAGGCCGCGCGCGCCGTGGCCGAAGAGGTTTTGCGCGCGCCCGTTGCCGGCGGCGCGCAGGAAAAGGCGGTGGTGCCCGCGAAGGCGGAGGACCCTTCCTACGAAGGGCTGAGCGAGGCCGAGGCGGCAGCGGACCGGGCGATGGACCCGCGGGCGGGGGCGGAGGAAACACCGGTTGCCGTCGCCAGGCCGGAGCAGAAAAAGCCGGAACAGGAAAAGCAGGCG
This DNA window, taken from Shinella zoogloeoides, encodes the following:
- the motC gene encoding chemotaxis protein MotC, translating into MGFLRRTLLTGTVFCAALVAGASARAESPDDLAPYKMIRSLQFVQDTVVLGDHSAMEMQRFLLTTIDERLRTADPSIFDDPRNVDAALVYAMSGGNPETLELLLKKDVAGHFDSRLTDTLSNYLGGRGSQSVKSLAEIFPEYKRSRVGPYLALVSANSVIRKDPKLALTYFDWARLVAPGTIVEEAALRRSIFIASEAGWIDRSMAYANRYARRYLRSPYASQFADLFVKLAVDHFDALKQDDILEILSFMDVPRQREVYLRMARLAAISGKNKLASLAAERAQILSGDGESVPKVLADLYSGLASVPSGDVASAMQEIVAIPDDKLSAKDRALKEAARAVAEEVLRAPVAGGAQEKAVVPAKAEDPSYEGLSEAEAAADRAMDPRAGAEETPVAVARPEQKKPEQEKQAQQEETGIDPAFDNFVSTGRSKLDEIDALLKGEGS